One stretch of Roseovarius mucosus DNA includes these proteins:
- a CDS encoding beta strand repeat-containing protein → MTTQELRDNVLSSIETGALAQSSSGAVGSSSVDISANALLATARGNLADTSGQLLGDAADARIGLLTGQVAANSVTANVNSSAISAVLSTGDNATSASFVASGNQLDARSTINEARTIFADDIAANLGALLASDTTPVATATLTRGDFDARLVNVDGASSVVASSQVITGTAPTSTATANDNALSLDLRDSASTSNVTDSALAIDANQIRATLTGNAAVAGTNLSVDTDFSGTGVVLSQQQIGDGADTIALSAIADSNALSIDLSDETGSSVSVSQNVVGASASGNIARDGGGSGTFLSVEANQISTNGEEARVSFATADTLTLDGAFVAGTQQQILGSPGALTATNTDSTLAVTTADVAGSAVDLARNTLFATTTGNDAASAISLNGTRVDASAALGNQQGVDTSIGATLGNGADPSVLSATIEGTLTAASVAIDANVLLGQAEGNSARNQLSVTSDTTIAQTSPNNRAALFTTDADARGGFVLGNEQTFAGVANTVTSAVNTDLIATIGTLTAVGDISSSSVSISDNQQSSVARVNQVQNGLDLTALSLGTGTEAVSSILSSRQDVVMDNATASSVLDSEILQENYTTGVGALSISGSSLAVDGNQNRSTVSANEAENRLATSSASEIVGNLILESRANLAEPVSIRATSVLANEQSVTASSLDADAVTNATFDGNVGSGAAGIEGSSISISDNLTAAASNGNTANSVIVQSAGTESGATAALRNLQTTDVANTTADAIAQLTTEARGTATDTSFAIDNNQLFASTDGNSAQSSVLVDVTSFDGPADSIAYNAFFDAGATELGQARADFAILSDQSQTGALSATANVDAELRIRPTAGIGGFLTDSTASINNTLARANALANEADNTVSFAAAAEATDISAALASRQLSDGVITATAVTDGTTDELSLSVRRGLVDSTASIDGNVFVADAGANVATNRVSLEGLSLTGATLAADFADLGARLDLANDVVSARADASLVNLQETAATGSITAFAELDAGMSTIDFDLERSSGSISNNFVRASGQANEAENIVNVLAESQSVLTSAVANLQNNLAAIDVDSILDSTIAIATLRADGNSGLLESALTLDDNFSVALANGNTASSLLVLDSSVIDGLSIAGQSASVAIPVPALTISRAIADNAVASQQVSEGAVNATSDSRVSARVRGDIELSSVSLSGNIGQSNAIANSAINGADLQASTSASGTTAVTNQQLGTANIAASTEVDVVFRQDVELTAGGPQSIAQSALLSDANLAISSAQGNVSTNSLSVAAATVSGRSNATDLTVNDGSITGFATNRSDNILANDQSMMGGAAITSSANIVANSLLDSDDGNGTVTSVRTSSTLADSSVSISGNIADSTASANRSANSVALNSDTTLEASAGLVNTQANENSVSSAVQLTTRVGTTSLGDVTNSSVALNGNVGVARANGNDAVNRMSATSATEIAGSPAVTSAAATVSTGAQTVLNSTADFAMVSSQTNTGSVTARASTVGLPTTFEAATGGTVLNSSLSLSGNTLVADASSNRSVNQMTVSGRSPSENVSVAVANRQVASGAVTSGVDSFRVSSISGAVSGSSIRVGGNRLSASASGNTGSIGLSRD, encoded by the coding sequence GTGACCACGCAAGAGTTGAGGGACAACGTGCTCTCCTCTATCGAGACTGGTGCTTTGGCGCAAAGTTCATCTGGTGCCGTGGGTTCAAGCTCTGTCGACATCAGTGCCAATGCCCTGTTGGCCACTGCCAGGGGCAACCTTGCGGATACATCCGGCCAGTTGTTGGGCGATGCGGCTGATGCGCGTATTGGCCTGCTGACCGGACAGGTGGCGGCGAATTCCGTGACGGCAAATGTAAACAGCTCGGCAATTTCCGCTGTCCTGAGCACCGGAGACAATGCGACGAGCGCGTCTTTCGTAGCCTCCGGCAACCAGCTTGATGCGCGTTCGACCATCAATGAAGCGCGCACCATTTTCGCCGACGATATCGCGGCCAATCTTGGCGCGTTGCTGGCGTCGGACACCACGCCTGTTGCGACTGCAACCCTCACCCGCGGAGACTTCGACGCGCGGTTGGTCAATGTGGATGGTGCCAGCAGTGTCGTGGCCAGCTCTCAGGTCATCACAGGTACAGCGCCCACCTCAACCGCGACGGCCAATGACAATGCATTGTCCCTCGACCTTCGCGACAGCGCGTCGACGTCGAATGTGACAGACAGCGCCTTGGCGATTGACGCCAACCAGATCCGTGCGACGCTGACGGGCAATGCGGCTGTGGCAGGAACAAACCTTTCGGTTGATACAGATTTCAGCGGAACAGGTGTCGTTCTGAGCCAGCAGCAGATCGGAGACGGGGCCGATACGATCGCGCTGAGTGCAATCGCCGATAGCAACGCGTTGTCCATCGATCTGAGTGATGAAACCGGCAGCTCGGTCTCTGTCTCTCAGAACGTGGTTGGCGCTTCCGCAAGCGGAAACATCGCCCGTGATGGCGGAGGATCGGGCACCTTCCTGAGTGTCGAGGCCAACCAAATATCGACCAACGGTGAAGAGGCTAGGGTGTCTTTTGCAACCGCCGACACGCTCACCCTTGATGGGGCGTTCGTTGCGGGCACCCAACAGCAGATACTGGGATCACCCGGCGCGCTGACGGCGACCAACACCGATTCAACCTTGGCGGTCACGACAGCCGATGTTGCGGGCTCGGCTGTGGACCTCGCACGAAACACGCTTTTCGCAACGACCACAGGTAACGATGCGGCATCTGCAATTTCGCTGAACGGCACGCGTGTTGACGCCAGCGCTGCGTTGGGCAACCAGCAAGGCGTTGATACCTCGATCGGGGCCACACTTGGCAATGGTGCAGATCCGTCGGTGCTCTCCGCGACGATCGAAGGTACACTGACGGCTGCGAGCGTGGCGATTGATGCCAACGTCTTGTTGGGCCAAGCCGAGGGAAACAGCGCGCGCAATCAATTGTCGGTCACCTCGGACACCACGATTGCGCAGACAAGCCCAAACAACCGCGCGGCATTGTTCACCACAGATGCTGATGCACGGGGTGGGTTCGTTCTGGGCAATGAGCAAACATTTGCGGGCGTCGCGAATACCGTGACAAGTGCTGTGAACACTGACCTGATCGCGACAATCGGGACGCTGACAGCGGTCGGTGACATCAGTTCGAGTTCCGTCTCGATCAGCGACAACCAGCAATCATCCGTTGCAAGGGTCAATCAGGTCCAGAACGGTCTCGATCTGACCGCCCTGTCGCTGGGAACTGGCACAGAAGCGGTATCGAGCATCCTGTCGAGCCGTCAGGACGTTGTCATGGATAATGCAACAGCGTCCTCCGTGCTGGATAGCGAGATCCTGCAGGAAAATTATACCACTGGCGTCGGAGCGTTGAGCATTTCCGGGTCTTCCCTGGCGGTGGACGGCAATCAGAACAGATCGACGGTAAGCGCCAATGAGGCGGAAAATAGGTTGGCCACCAGCTCGGCCAGCGAAATCGTCGGCAACCTGATCCTCGAATCCCGTGCGAATTTGGCTGAACCCGTTTCGATCCGTGCAACCAGTGTTCTTGCCAACGAGCAATCTGTCACTGCGTCAAGCCTGGATGCCGATGCTGTAACCAATGCAACCTTCGACGGAAACGTGGGTTCTGGCGCCGCTGGTATCGAGGGAAGTAGCATCTCGATCAGCGACAACCTCACGGCAGCAGCATCCAACGGCAACACTGCAAACTCCGTGATCGTGCAATCTGCGGGGACAGAATCCGGCGCGACCGCTGCGCTGCGCAATCTCCAGACGACAGATGTCGCAAACACAACGGCTGATGCCATTGCGCAACTGACGACAGAGGCACGCGGCACCGCGACGGATACGAGCTTTGCAATCGACAACAACCAGCTTTTTGCATCCACCGACGGCAACAGCGCACAAAGCAGTGTCCTGGTCGATGTGACGTCATTTGATGGTCCTGCCGATAGTATAGCGTACAACGCATTTTTCGATGCGGGTGCAACTGAGCTAGGGCAGGCGCGGGCAGATTTCGCAATCTTGAGTGACCAGTCACAAACCGGCGCACTCTCGGCGACAGCCAATGTTGATGCGGAATTGCGTATCAGGCCGACGGCGGGTATCGGCGGGTTCTTGACCGACAGCACGGCCTCGATCAACAACACGCTTGCCCGAGCGAACGCGCTGGCGAACGAGGCCGACAACACTGTAAGTTTCGCAGCCGCCGCCGAGGCGACAGACATAAGTGCCGCGCTTGCATCACGTCAGCTGTCGGACGGTGTGATCACTGCAACCGCGGTGACCGATGGCACAACAGACGAGTTGTCACTCAGTGTGCGACGTGGCCTCGTTGACTCGACTGCCTCGATTGACGGGAACGTATTCGTGGCGGATGCCGGCGCAAACGTGGCGACCAATCGGGTGTCTCTGGAAGGCCTGTCCCTGACCGGCGCCACCCTGGCTGCGGATTTCGCTGACTTAGGCGCACGGCTTGATTTAGCCAATGATGTTGTCTCTGCACGCGCTGACGCGAGTCTTGTAAACTTGCAAGAGACGGCCGCCACGGGATCCATTACAGCATTCGCTGAGCTAGACGCCGGGATGTCGACCATCGACTTTGATCTTGAACGCTCGAGTGGGTCCATCAGCAACAACTTTGTGCGCGCCTCCGGTCAGGCCAACGAAGCCGAAAACATCGTCAATGTCCTTGCGGAAAGCCAATCGGTTCTCACGAGTGCTGTTGCCAATCTGCAAAACAACCTCGCCGCAATTGATGTCGATAGTATCCTTGACAGCACAATCGCTATTGCCACCCTTCGTGCAGATGGGAACTCCGGTCTGCTTGAAAGTGCTCTGACACTTGACGACAATTTCTCGGTGGCCCTTGCCAACGGCAATACGGCCTCGTCCCTTCTGGTACTCGACAGCTCTGTGATTGATGGGTTGTCTATTGCCGGACAATCGGCATCTGTGGCTATTCCGGTCCCGGCGCTCACGATATCACGTGCCATTGCTGACAATGCGGTTGCGTCTCAGCAAGTGTCAGAAGGTGCCGTTAATGCAACCTCGGATTCTCGCGTCTCGGCCCGCGTCCGTGGGGATATCGAACTAAGCAGTGTCTCTTTGTCAGGCAATATCGGCCAATCGAATGCCATCGCGAATTCGGCAATAAACGGCGCTGACCTGCAGGCGTCCACATCCGCCAGTGGGACGACCGCAGTGACAAATCAACAGCTCGGTACGGCAAATATCGCCGCGTCGACAGAAGTAGACGTGGTCTTTCGCCAGGATGTCGAGCTGACCGCCGGTGGGCCCCAGTCTATTGCGCAGAGCGCGCTTTTGTCTGATGCCAATCTCGCGATTTCCTCTGCTCAGGGGAATGTGTCCACCAATTCGCTCAGTGTTGCGGCGGCAACCGTTAGCGGGCGTAGCAACGCCACCGACCTTACCGTCAATGACGGGTCGATCACCGGGTTTGCCACGAATAGAAGTGATAACATCCTGGCAAACGATCAGAGCATGATGGGTGGAGCTGCAATTACTTCATCGGCAAACATTGTGGCGAATTCTCTCCTGGATTCGGATGACGGGAATGGCACGGTAACGTCTGTTCGCACATCCAGCACCCTTGCTGACAGCAGCGTTTCGATTTCCGGAAACATCGCGGACTCGACGGCGAGTGCGAACCGCAGCGCGAACAGTGTCGCGCTCAATTCGGATACAACGCTCGAGGCGTCAGCTGGTCTGGTGAACACGCAGGCGAATGAGAATAGTGTTTCATCTGCCGTGCAGCTGACCACCCGGGTTGGAACGACCTCACTTGGGGATGTCACCAATTCGTCTGTCGCTTTGAATGGCAACGTGGGCGTCGCCCGAGCCAATGGCAACGATGCCGTGAATCGCATGTCTGCAACATCCGCGACCGAAATCGCGGGAAGTCCGGCTGTGACATCTGCGGCGGCCACGGTGAGTACCGGGGCGCAAACGGTGCTGAACAGCACGGCAGATTTCGCAATGGTCAGCAGCCAGACGAATACGGGTTCAGTGACGGCCCGGGCGTCGACAGTCGGCCTGCCAACAACATTTGAGGCAGCAACAGGCGGGACCGTGTTGAACAGTTCACTGAGTTTGAGCGGCAACACACTTGTGGCAGATGCTTCGTCAAACCGATCAGTCAACCAAATGACGGTGTCTGGCCGCTCGCCGTCCGAGAATGTCTCCGTGGCCGTTGCCAATCGTCAAGTGGCCTCAGGTGCGGTGACATCCGGTGTCGACAGTTTCCGTGTCTCAAGCATCTCCGGGGCAGTTTCTGGAAGCTCGATCCGGGTCGGCGGGAACCGGCTGAGCGCTTCGGCTTCTGGCAACACAGGCAGCATTGGTCTCTCGAGAGACTGA
- a CDS encoding beta strand repeat-containing protein, giving the protein MARLLGGASLAVLATYGPAMAQAVNITIDSAQVAPASAFTAANVTGFETVANSTQDSRAAVTASIVSGVLNSDIAGSGSSAVGIEDNALTATATGNVFTLDADQLGSDGGGAAGTLATLSGQFADGTVSTAITGSSLTIDGTGDATATSLAASDNTLSATTTVNNATSVFSDTISADLAGDLAQSGTGFITGPIALTRDNLAATETLSIDGGSSVVVSTQALAGGALTSSATIDDSTISVSLAANDSTNSAVAVDGNQLRSTLSGNIAATGTDVTVDTAFDGSAGVFTQQQIGDGADATLTAATTDSSLSVTLVDSTNSSLTVSDNVLGASARGNVATLDGNGVAGNLADGTSLSITANSITSDANGGQIDIANTAGTVGFADATAPANATNFGSVAASQQSIDGAAGGAITANNNGNSLTVDASGTLNGSSLTIQENTAFSVASGNTGGTAIDLSATSITASAGLALDQNVSQTDILANLGNAGAFTLSADVNGDLSDSTLAVDANLSVAEANGNTGRTLLSADADTALLSSSTLDTGSGVVNTALATTATEADFAVAANQSVSDNPITARATSSLDATVGDTTTPTGAITDSSVSLSTNVQQANAGGNTLTNGIDLDGNVIGAANATFADGISVVTSLTSLQDNASSITGTSTTTLLLTQVDFSGTTAVSGSSLDVDANENRATATANRATSTLAVTADTAIIGADANAASADLASATSITTVGGTNTLANVQDSTGFAVIATTVTNADIVAGNTDATTASLTGSSASISDNIATASGSGNIGTSTIDIDAGTETTTNAALANVQTSSTGVDVDSTLTAGGLRGIRVTGPVASSTLEVDNNVIVASGFGNQGTSNLSVTANTIDRTDSTATGSNVLSAAVPSVDADFASLNVQNQTGGIASNATVSGLINISGGTVDDSSATQNGNQLQSDATSNFATNSVDLTGASAITATTAGLGSIQTSGTGATPITIASGSAATFGFGVQDQPVTNSTISIDGNQSFDSATSNRATNTVSLAGNSITGQAASLADVGVTLVPQVSTTALADNSLSSVQTSFAAVTSASTVAGSVSTGGGALSGSSVSVSDNFARSFGMGNTGANTVGLMADTSFSGTAALTATQVQAGDVASSASVSAPVTVASLTDSTAAINDNIAFSRSMGNDQTNALSIEGSSIAGVSVANDGATFAGLGDIAATSRTLDGDNVLTAFQGLVNGDVTGAATVTGSVITQGVITDSSVSASDNIAQSNVTGSRGNNLLELAADTSVTGVSVLTSEQSGRADTGETNAITSTADLTFGIGQTGAFAPINSALNVDGNVGFSSAFGNDVTNRVDVSGTSVVGQDDALATVGINATGVVSGTADNLVGNFQSRSDVDGGSNGVTSSADLTINLLNAATGATNNSTITAADNILDSTATSNRASTALVLNADTALTAGGAIANQQFSDSPVVSDVALRTTVGGGSLGDLTESSVALRDNTGIARAVGNDAVNALNASAGTVITGVAGTGSSTVGAGGVLNASGTFATASNQVNTGAVTARASFGAVGDLTQSSLGVQTAALNSSSVDLSGNRLVADAVSNRVSNTISVSGRSPSTDVSTALTSRQVASGAVTSRVDTFNVASANGALDASSTRLDGNTFSASASGNIATSRLVRD; this is encoded by the coding sequence ATGGCGCGCCTTTTGGGTGGGGCCAGTCTTGCGGTGCTTGCAACCTACGGTCCGGCAATGGCGCAGGCGGTCAACATTACCATTGACAGCGCGCAGGTCGCGCCAGCGAGTGCCTTTACGGCTGCCAATGTGACCGGATTTGAAACCGTCGCAAACAGCACGCAGGACTCGCGCGCCGCAGTCACCGCCTCCATTGTCAGCGGTGTGCTGAACTCCGACATCGCGGGCTCCGGCTCAAGTGCTGTCGGCATTGAAGATAACGCCCTGACCGCAACGGCAACAGGCAACGTGTTCACCCTTGATGCCGATCAACTCGGCTCGGACGGCGGTGGTGCTGCCGGTACCCTCGCGACACTGAGCGGCCAGTTTGCAGACGGTACCGTTTCCACGGCGATCACAGGCTCCAGCCTGACCATCGATGGGACAGGTGATGCGACAGCGACCTCTCTCGCGGCCAGCGACAACACGCTTTCTGCAACCACGACCGTGAACAACGCGACTTCCGTCTTCTCCGACACGATATCTGCTGATCTGGCTGGCGATCTCGCCCAGTCTGGTACTGGTTTTATCACGGGACCGATTGCACTAACACGGGACAATCTCGCCGCCACGGAAACTCTGTCGATAGATGGTGGCTCCAGCGTTGTGGTCAGCACACAGGCCCTTGCAGGTGGCGCTCTGACGTCCTCGGCAACGATTGATGACAGCACAATCTCTGTCTCGCTTGCGGCCAATGACTCGACTAACAGCGCCGTGGCCGTTGACGGAAACCAATTGCGATCGACCTTGTCAGGAAACATCGCCGCCACGGGCACTGATGTGACCGTTGATACTGCGTTCGATGGGTCTGCGGGTGTTTTTACTCAGCAGCAGATCGGGGATGGAGCGGATGCCACGCTGACCGCAGCTACCACCGATTCCAGTTTGTCGGTTACTTTGGTCGATTCTACGAACTCCAGCCTGACGGTGTCCGACAACGTACTTGGTGCTTCTGCCCGTGGTAACGTCGCAACGCTTGATGGCAACGGCGTCGCAGGCAATCTTGCCGATGGGACATCGCTGTCGATCACCGCAAACTCAATTACGTCTGACGCAAATGGCGGGCAGATCGACATTGCGAATACTGCCGGAACGGTCGGGTTCGCCGATGCAACGGCTCCTGCAAATGCTACCAATTTTGGTTCTGTTGCCGCATCACAGCAGTCGATTGACGGAGCGGCTGGCGGCGCCATCACTGCGAACAATAACGGCAACAGCTTGACCGTCGACGCTTCCGGTACGCTGAATGGATCATCCTTGACCATTCAGGAGAATACCGCTTTCTCGGTTGCCTCGGGCAACACAGGCGGTACAGCCATTGATCTTTCGGCAACGAGCATCACGGCGTCTGCCGGTCTCGCGCTTGACCAGAACGTAAGCCAGACGGACATTCTCGCTAATTTGGGCAACGCTGGTGCATTCACGCTGAGTGCAGATGTGAACGGTGATCTTTCAGACTCGACATTGGCGGTAGACGCGAACCTTTCGGTCGCGGAGGCGAACGGCAACACTGGCCGGACGCTGCTATCTGCAGATGCGGATACAGCACTGCTCTCCAGCAGCACGCTGGATACGGGTTCGGGTGTTGTCAATACGGCCTTGGCTACAACGGCAACAGAGGCCGACTTCGCTGTTGCGGCGAACCAGTCTGTTTCAGACAATCCGATCACTGCGAGAGCGACATCAAGTTTGGATGCCACAGTTGGCGATACAACCACGCCAACCGGCGCTATCACAGACAGTTCGGTGTCCTTGTCCACCAACGTTCAGCAGGCAAACGCTGGCGGCAACACGCTGACCAACGGGATAGATCTGGACGGCAATGTAATCGGAGCAGCGAACGCCACGTTTGCTGACGGCATTTCTGTTGTGACGTCACTGACATCACTGCAGGACAATGCGTCCAGCATCACAGGCACGTCGACTACCACGCTGTTGCTTACACAAGTAGACTTCAGTGGGACCACAGCCGTCTCCGGCTCGTCTCTTGACGTTGATGCCAATGAAAACCGTGCGACGGCGACGGCGAACCGTGCCACAAGCACTTTGGCCGTGACGGCGGACACCGCCATCATCGGGGCGGATGCAAACGCCGCTTCTGCAGATCTCGCAAGTGCAACGTCCATTACAACAGTCGGTGGGACCAACACACTCGCCAATGTGCAGGACAGCACTGGTTTCGCAGTTATCGCCACTACGGTAACCAATGCAGACATCGTCGCCGGAAATACTGATGCTACGACAGCAAGCCTGACCGGGTCATCGGCGTCCATCTCGGACAACATCGCTACTGCGTCGGGTTCTGGCAACATCGGCACCTCGACCATTGATATCGATGCTGGGACCGAAACCACGACCAACGCTGCCTTGGCCAATGTTCAGACCAGCAGCACGGGTGTGGACGTTGATTCTACCCTCACTGCGGGTGGCTTACGAGGCATCCGTGTCACAGGACCGGTTGCATCCTCTACGCTGGAGGTGGACAACAACGTTATCGTTGCGTCCGGCTTCGGCAACCAAGGCACAAGCAACCTGTCTGTTACGGCAAACACGATTGACCGTACGGACTCAACAGCCACTGGTTCGAATGTGCTGTCAGCTGCGGTGCCGAGTGTTGATGCTGATTTTGCATCGCTGAACGTACAGAATCAAACGGGCGGTATCGCATCGAACGCAACTGTATCCGGTTTGATCAATATCTCTGGCGGTACCGTAGACGACAGCAGCGCCACGCAGAACGGAAACCAATTGCAGTCGGATGCGACCTCGAACTTTGCAACCAACAGTGTTGACCTGACCGGGGCTTCTGCCATCACTGCAACGACGGCTGGCTTGGGCTCTATACAGACTTCGGGCACTGGCGCTACCCCTATCACCATTGCTTCGGGCTCGGCTGCCACCTTTGGGTTTGGTGTACAAGACCAACCAGTGACCAATTCGACCATCTCGATCGACGGCAACCAGTCCTTCGACTCGGCCACGTCGAACCGGGCGACGAACACTGTCTCTCTTGCGGGTAACTCGATCACCGGGCAGGCAGCTTCGCTCGCCGACGTCGGTGTGACCCTAGTACCACAGGTGTCGACGACAGCATTGGCTGACAACAGTCTGTCCAGTGTCCAGACCAGCTTTGCAGCGGTGACAAGTGCCTCGACGGTTGCCGGTTCAGTCTCTACGGGTGGGGGCGCTCTATCGGGGAGCAGCGTGTCGGTCAGCGACAACTTCGCTCGGTCATTCGGCATGGGAAACACAGGTGCCAACACGGTTGGCCTGATGGCGGATACCAGCTTCTCGGGAACCGCGGCATTGACTGCAACGCAGGTTCAGGCTGGTGATGTGGCTTCGTCGGCGTCTGTGTCGGCTCCGGTCACGGTGGCTTCTCTGACGGACAGCACAGCTGCGATTAACGACAATATCGCGTTCTCGCGCAGCATGGGTAACGATCAGACCAATGCATTGTCAATCGAGGGCAGTTCGATTGCAGGTGTCAGCGTTGCTAATGATGGTGCCACATTCGCCGGGCTTGGCGATATTGCCGCCACAAGCCGTACGCTTGACGGTGACAACGTTCTCACGGCCTTCCAAGGTCTGGTGAACGGGGATGTAACGGGTGCCGCAACAGTGACGGGTTCCGTAATTACTCAAGGTGTCATCACAGACAGCAGCGTTTCGGCCAGCGACAACATCGCGCAGTCGAATGTCACGGGCAGCCGCGGGAATAACCTGCTGGAACTGGCAGCAGATACGTCTGTCACCGGTGTGTCGGTCCTGACTTCCGAGCAATCGGGCCGGGCTGATACCGGTGAGACCAACGCGATCACTTCGACAGCCGATCTGACTTTCGGAATTGGCCAGACCGGAGCGTTCGCGCCGATCAACTCCGCGCTTAATGTTGATGGCAACGTCGGCTTCTCGTCGGCCTTCGGCAATGATGTTACCAACCGTGTGGATGTGAGCGGCACAAGTGTTGTGGGGCAAGACGACGCTCTGGCAACGGTTGGCATCAATGCAACTGGTGTTGTCAGTGGCACAGCAGACAATCTGGTGGGCAACTTCCAGTCGCGGTCTGACGTTGACGGTGGATCGAACGGTGTCACCAGCTCTGCTGACCTGACGATCAATTTGCTGAACGCAGCGACAGGAGCAACCAACAATAGCACGATTACTGCGGCTGACAACATTCTGGACTCGACGGCAACGTCGAACCGGGCGTCCACTGCGCTTGTCCTGAACGCAGATACTGCTCTGACGGCAGGTGGCGCAATTGCCAACCAGCAGTTCAGTGACAGCCCGGTTGTCAGCGATGTGGCGCTGCGTACCACGGTTGGAGGTGGGTCTCTCGGTGATCTGACCGAATCATCGGTTGCCCTGCGCGACAACACGGGCATCGCCCGTGCTGTCGGCAATGACGCTGTGAATGCGCTGAATGCGAGCGCAGGCACTGTGATCACGGGTGTGGCTGGAACAGGCAGCTCGACTGTCGGTGCTGGCGGTGTGCTCAACGCTTCGGGTACGTTTGCGACAGCCTCGAACCAGGTTAACACTGGTGCTGTGACGGCGCGGGCGAGCTTTGGCGCCGTAGGTGATCTGACCCAGAGCAGCCTTGGTGTCCAAACGGCCGCGCTTAACAGCTCTTCAGTTGATCTGTCGGGTAACCGTCTGGTGGCGGATGCAGTGTCGAACCGTGTGTCCAACACGATCTCGGTCTCGGGCCGCTCGCCTTCGACAGACGTGAGCACGGCTCTGACGTCTCGTCAGGTTGCGTCCGGCGCGGTCACGTCGCGGGTTGATACGTTCAACGTCGCAAGTGCCAATGGTGCGCTCGATGCAAGCTCGACACGCCTCGACGGCAACACGTTCAGCGCATCGGCTAGCGGCAACATCGCCACAAGCCGCCTCGTGCGCGACTGA
- a CDS encoding peptidoglycan-binding domain-containing protein: protein MNRTPKVTCAAVAFAALLSPNTGQTADANGNYALRGAGSIPCSDYVTAIANDPAQAQVFVAWMAGYITARSRTAEDTFDVLPLISGADVAGLMRVVCVQNGDATFENAIDAALTLFAPARVKLDSPLLALEHNGRTISIREATLAEVQTALTGEGLYSSTVDGAFGPGTRTAIEQFQASRGLQVTGLPDADTLVALLLPAS from the coding sequence ATGAACCGGACACCTAAAGTCACCTGCGCCGCAGTTGCGTTTGCGGCCTTGCTTTCACCGAATACGGGCCAAACTGCGGATGCCAATGGCAACTATGCCCTGCGTGGGGCCGGGAGCATTCCTTGTTCAGATTATGTCACGGCGATTGCGAATGATCCGGCTCAGGCGCAGGTCTTTGTCGCTTGGATGGCTGGGTATATCACAGCGCGGAGCCGCACCGCTGAAGACACGTTCGACGTACTGCCCTTGATTTCGGGTGCCGATGTTGCCGGTCTGATGCGCGTCGTCTGCGTCCAGAACGGGGATGCGACGTTCGAGAACGCAATCGACGCGGCCCTAACGCTTTTTGCGCCTGCCCGTGTCAAGCTTGACTCGCCCCTGCTTGCATTGGAGCACAATGGTCGGACCATTTCCATCCGTGAGGCAACATTGGCTGAGGTTCAGACGGCACTAACCGGCGAGGGCTTGTATAGCTCAACCGTCGATGGTGCCTTTGGACCTGGCACGAGGACGGCGATTGAACAGTTCCAGGCGTCGCGTGGTCTGCAAGTGACCGGGTTGCCTGACGCGGATACGCTCGTCGCGCTTCTTCTGCCTGCCTCATGA